The DNA region GCTCCCAGCCTCATTACAACATGTACACCCAGAAGTGAGTATCACACCCCTATCCCTGGACTGCTGCAGCTGGTCCTCCCCTCACCGCCTGCCTCCCACAGCCCCGACCCTGTGCTGGACCCCGAGGGTGATTTTGACCTGGAAGACACGATGGATGTAGCGAGGCACGTGGAGGAGCTGCTGCGGCGCCCCGTGGACAGTCAGTGGATCCCCCACGCCCAGTCGTGACAGGCAGGCGCCTGGTCCCTTGCCCCTGGCCCCGGCGCTGCGGGGACTGTGCTGTGTTCGTGTCTCTGTGCCAGGGGACAGCGGGTGGGCCCTGCCCCCAGgatttgctctgtgctgccccgAAACACAGGCTGGCGTCCAGCTCTTTGGTGTTTATGCCCTTGTATAAACGGCAGCGGATTTGTCGCATGGTTTTCCTGTATGTTCCTTTTAAGAGGCCCAGCTTCGGCTTTCCGCTTCTGCCAGCACTGGCCCCGCAGCCCCTGACCCCccgtggggctgctggggcgGGGGCCGCCAGCCCGGCCTCAGGTTCGCTTTCGCAGTCGTCACTAAGAATGTACGTGTCGCCTTCTTGTTCTCCCCCGCGGCTCCGTTCCCAGCCGTGCGTgagggcagagggcagaggaggggttctgccagggctcccccagcccgTGCCGGTGCTCTGCCCCTCAGTGGCAGGGTCCCTGCACTTCAtcctctcctctgcccccaAGGATGCAGGAGCTCCTCCGGCTCCCGGCCTCGGTGTCCCCTCTGGAGCCGGTGCGGCGTGAGGGTGGCAGGGTGCGAGGGCGCCCAGCGAGGGCGGTCGGGTGGGCAGGGGGCTTGGGGAAGCGGAGCCCTCTGGCCGCTGCTTCTCCCCTCGCCTGGGCGGGAAACTCTGGGGTCCTGGCCATGTTATTTTTCTATCACAGAGTAAATAAAGCACGGAATATTTTTGTAACACAAAAGCTCTGGGTGCCACGTGTGTCTTGGGACAGAGGCGGGTCCCTCTGGAGAGCTCCTCATCTGGGGTGCACCGCAtgagtgctggggctgggcccgGTGTTCGGGGTTCCTGTCCCCAAGGGCAGGGTCGTCGGCACAAGCTGGGCGGATCCGGGGGGCTCTCCAGGTGTGAGGgctgccctgaggagcagggggtgggctgggctggggccggggctgTTTTTTCGGGCAAAAAGCAAAGTAAACCAGATCAATTGCCCTGTTTTTCCAAAGAAGGAGCTTGCTCTTGATGGAGGGGTAGAGGGCGCTGGTACTTGGGGTTCAGTTGCGGTTGAATTCCCCGCCGAGCGGGGGTCCCGGGGTGTGCTGTGTAaaggtgaaaatgaaaataaaactgaagcgGGGAggcgggcggcgccgggcgCGATAAATCTCCGTCATTTCTGCCGGAGGCGGAATAGCCCCGTGGGCTAGGGGGGTCCGGGGCCGGGGCCGTTCCCTGGGGCGGTGTCCGCATTCCGCGATGCTGCTGGCGGTGGCGGTGGCGGTGCTGGCCGTGGCCCTGGCCGTGGCCGTGGCCGTCCCCGCGCTACGGCACCGCCTGGTCCGTTCCGCGCTGCGCCGCGCCGGGGGCCGGTACCGGCGGCGGCTGGAGGCTCTGGACAGCGACGTGCGGCTGAGGCAGGAGCGGCGGCTGCGGCGCCTGCTGGGCACCGGCAGCGGGGCGGCCGGCGGTGAGCGCGGGGCCGCGGGAAGCGGGCCGGGAAGGGTTCGCTTCCGTGGTTGCCCTTCTCAGCTTACGCCTCTCCCGGCAGGCTGGGAGGAGTTCCAGGAGCGGCATCCCCTGGGGCAGCCCTGTCGGGACGAAGCGCCGGGGGTTCCGCTTCCCCCGCTGcggctctgggctctgctccccggCTGCCGGGACAGCGACCCCCGGCTGCAGGTaccgggagcggcgggcgggGTGGGCAGGGATCCCCGCAGGGTCCGCCTTCCTGACCCGACCCTCCCCGCAGGGCTCCCTGCTCTACCTGGACGCGCTCCGCGCCGCCTTTCCCCGGGCGCTGGCCCGCCGGGGCACGGCGCTGCTGCACTGGAGCCCCGGCTGGCCCCGCGGCCCGGCGGGGTGGCCGCTGCCCACCCTGTACTGCACGCCGGCCGCAGCCGCTGTGGTGCCCTCCCGGGCCGCGGCGCTGCGGGTGCAGCTGCTCTTCGCCCTGCGGCAGCGTGCCCTGCATGTGCTGGAGGCCGGGCTGGCAGCCGAGCTGCACGACGCGCTGGTGGCGCTGCGCACGGAATGGCCCCGGCtggcccaggagctggagctgggcaggctgagcccccagcccgggctgccCGACGAGGTGCGGGAGCAGCTGCAGGcgctgctgagccctgctgctgcccgggcGGCCGAGCTCCGCGCCGAGTGCGCCCGCGGCTTCGAGGGCATCGTGTTGCGTCTGTGGCCACGgctggaggtggtggtggtgaggaCGATGTGTGGCACAGAGCGGCTCTACTGCGACTCCCTCCGCCAGGCTgagtgccaggggctgcccttCTACTGCCCCTTCTaccaggcagcaggaggtgagTGTCCCCCACGCTGGTGTGTCCCCATGGCCTGCCCTGGGTGCCCACAGGGAACGGatctccctgccccagcagatGCATCTCTGTGCTTCATTCCCTTCCTGCCACCTGAAAACAGCTCAGTCCTGGCACCAGCAAATTTCTGCCCCTTGGAGAGGGGTGAGGCTTCTGTGGGCAAGGATGGGGGGATCTGGGGGGCTCACATTGCCACAcgctgcctctgcccagccctgcttggTGTAAACCTGTGGCCAGCGGAGCCAGCGCCCCGATTCGTGCTGTGCCCTGACTGGGCTTTCTGCGagttcctgccctgcctggccagcAAGGAGCCACGGACTGTGCTGCTGGATGAGCTCTGGGAGGGCCGTGAGTATGGGCTGGTTGtgacagcccagccaggagagTACAGgtgcctcctccctgctgtgTCATCCTGgggggctgcctgccccagccccgtgcTCCCATCTCCCCCTCACActcccctgcccctgcaggTGCCATACTGGCGAGGTGCTGAAGGTGACCGGCTTCCACAAGCAGTGTCCCGTGGTGGAACCTGTGCGCCGGTGAGGAAACCCCAATGCCTGTCCCCCACCTCAGGGATCTGGGCCCATCTACGGGCAGGGTCTTAACAGGAGGGTGCCAGTGACCcaccctgtgtccctgcactgcAGGGAGAGCCAGACACTGAGCGTGCGAGGGGAGAGCATCCCTGAGGAGCAGTTCTTCCAGAGCCTGTGCCGCACCCTGAGCATGTGGCCGGGTGCTCGCCTGATTGACTATGTCTGTGTGGAGAGCAGCCTGCTGGGTGAGCTCCTCTGAGCTGTCCAAATCCCCCTAAAAGTGTAGCTGGCACTGCATGGGGGTCTGCagccttgctgtgctgctgcagcacaggaagcTGGCCGCTTTAACCTACTCATGGTACTGCTCCAGGTGACTCTTCGGGGCCCTGTGCCCCCCACTACGAGgtgttcctggagctgcagggcctgCGGGACCTGTCGGAGGGGCAGCGCTACAAGGTGAGCAGGACacgggctctgctctggggctctgtggggtgGCTGAAGGACACAGCCGGCGTGGCAGTGTGGGACACTGACGCACAGGCAGCTGCCCTCTCTTTGCAGCTGGACCAGTGTCTCCAGGAGGATTTCCCCACCTACAAATCCTTCCGCTTCAAGGGCAGCATTGGGCCCCTGCGCCTGCACCTGGTGAGGCCCAGGACCTTCACCCGGCTGCGGGAAGCACTGGGCTCCCCCGTGCCCATGCCCAGGGTCCTGCacgaggagcagctgctgcggCTCATCCAGGGAGCCGTCATCTCCTAGGGCAGCCTTGGGGCCCCGCAGCCCTTCCACCCTGGGGTTCACTTGGCTTGCGCCCTCTGAGGAGGGGCCGTGTCCCTGGGGTGAGAGggtgtggggacaggggtgCCCGTCCCCACGGGCGTGGCTGAGTGGAGCAGATGGAGACGGTGAGCTCGACCGTGATccgtggcagcagcaggcaccGGTGGGCACcgctcagtgctgctgtggaggTGGAGCAGGAGCTTGGGAGCCTCACGGGgcagtgggatgctgcagctgcaggacccCCTCCCTCAGTGCCTcggcagcacctgcagccacaGCGGAGTGTGTGCCTCTCCCAAGGGACCACTGTGCACCACAGCCCATGGCTGAGGCAGAGGGCTCAATGGAAACccgcagcagcaggaggagcagaagagcTGTGGCTCATCGCTGAGCACTGGGGCCCTGTGGCATTTCGTCCCCTGGCGAGGACACTGTGGGCAGGGCTCAGGTGGCTGGTGGTGGCAGGTGTcacacagcagccccagctgggcttCAGTGCATGTCCACTGGTTTAAGAATAAGCTCTAGTGAGGGCtgcttttaatgttttgaaaacCAAATGCAAAGTAAAGGAggattatcttttaaaaaataaataaaggactGCACTCTGTGATTGATTTTTTTAgactattatttttaatcttcattAAAGAGATTGCTCAAGCAATCTGACTGCTCTGGGGGCTTAGGAGTTGCTGCTGTTCTCAGGGGTCCTGGGGAAGGGCAGCCATGAATATTTAACCAGCTGAGCACTCTGGGGGCACCAGGCTCTTTGTGCCTTTGAGGCACATCGGGAGGGACTGGTCATTTCCCCTTCTGCTCATTAAGGGTTATTTCCAGGGCTGGTGAGGGCGTGTGGGGCacctgctgtgccacagctgctgctggtgggcaGATGATGTCTTGAGCAAGGctcacacaaagcaaagcatCCCGGCAGGGATGAACCTGCCCGAGGCCTGCGCTCCCACCCCTGCTGGAAAAACCTGGAGCAAAATTTCTGCTCCAGGTCGGGGAGAAGCTTTGCCTTGAGCTGGGAGCACCCCGAAACAAAAGCCTGGAGCTCCGTGCGTGGCAGAgccgtgcggggccggggctgccctgGGCGGCTCTGCTTGCACTGCCATGCCCGGGTACCACCCCGCTGGGAGGGGAGGTTGCCGGGGTGGAACCcgctgggcagggccaggctgctgcGGGCTCAGCTGGCTTTGGATGCCGGGCTGCAGGCTGCAAGGTCGATTTGAGTGCCCGGCCGCAGGGAGCAGCTTGTTTGGGGTGCAGGCTCATTTGTGCCGCTGGTACCAAGGCTAGAGGGTGCGGGTGCCCGGCTGGAGggtgccaggctgtgtttgcGTGCCCGGCTGCAGGGTCGGCCGGGGTCCCACCGGGATGGGGCGGCTGCCGGGCCCGGGCGCTGCGGTGCTGGGCGGAGGCCGGGGATGCCCCGGCGGCGCAAGGTGCCGgtgcccggtgccggtgccctGTGCCCGTCCGCGCGCCCCGCCGCTGCAGCCCGGGCCGAGGGGGCCGCGCCGTCcccgtccccatccccatccccgcCGCGtccccgcccccggcccggcccgtcCCCTCCTCCCGGCcgcgccgcctcccgcccgcTCCGCCACTGAGcccgcagcggcggcggcggcgggcgcagGCTCCGGGCGCCCCGGGGCCCCGCGGCGGCCGCTGCCCTGAGGCCGCGGGGGATGGCGGAGGGGCCCCGGGGCGCCCCGCCGCCGGGCTcaccccgccccgccgccccgctgCCCAAcgggccccgcggcggcggcggcggcggcggcagccccggctcgggctcaggcagcagcagccgcgAGGACTCGGCGGAGCggagccccgcgcccgccgcgccccgggccAGCATCATGAAGGTGAGAGCCCAGCACCGGCAACGCACCGGGCCGGcccccccccgcgccccgggcCCGGCACCTGCGCGGCGCTGGGGTGCCGAGCCGAGTCCCCGCGCCGAGCCCCGCGTCCCCCCGCACCCGTTCTGTCCGCCGCTCCTCGCTCCCCCCTGTGCCCGTTCAGCGGCTccgaggagctgcagagcagccgCATCCCCGGGCGACCGAGGGTCGCCACCTGCCCGCGGTGCTGGTCACACCGGGACTGACACAGCGTCCCCGCGCCCTGCCCGGACCCAGGGTTCCCAAGGGCACAAtctggcccggcccggctccgtGGAGCGTCCGTGGGTCGCGCTGTCAAGTGCCGCGGCCACGCTGCAGCATCACCCGCTCCTGCTCAGGACAGCCCTGGGTTCCCGTGAGGAGATGCCCGCTCCCGCCCCTCGA from Motacilla alba alba isolate MOTALB_02 chromosome 27, Motacilla_alba_V1.0_pri, whole genome shotgun sequence includes:
- the GHDC gene encoding GH3 domain-containing protein gives rise to the protein MLLAVAVAVLAVALAVAVAVPALRHRLVRSALRRAGGRYRRRLEALDSDVRLRQERRLRRLLGTGSGAAGGWEEFQERHPLGQPCRDEAPGVPLPPLRLWALLPGCRDSDPRLQGSLLYLDALRAAFPRALARRGTALLHWSPGWPRGPAGWPLPTLYCTPAAAAVVPSRAAALRVQLLFALRQRALHVLEAGLAAELHDALVALRTEWPRLAQELELGRLSPQPGLPDEVREQLQALLSPAAARAAELRAECARGFEGIVLRLWPRLEVVVVRTMCGTERLYCDSLRQAECQGLPFYCPFYQAAGALLGVNLWPAEPAPRFVLCPDWAFCEFLPCLASKEPRTVLLDELWEGREYGLVVTAQPGEYRCHTGEVLKVTGFHKQCPVVEPVRRESQTLSVRGESIPEEQFFQSLCRTLSMWPGARLIDYVCVESSLLGDSSGPCAPHYEVFLELQGLRDLSEGQRYKLDQCLQEDFPTYKSFRFKGSIGPLRLHLVRPRTFTRLREALGSPVPMPRVLHEEQLLRLIQGAVIS